From the Osmerus eperlanus chromosome 21, fOsmEpe2.1, whole genome shotgun sequence genome, one window contains:
- the LOC134007740 gene encoding sterol 26-hydroxylase, mitochondrial: MGSPVAVRSYRFVSLRCVQSISKQKSGTSDQIETTTHGKYKTIDDLPGPSLATTVYRLFVKGYADKSHAMQIENKRLYGPIWRSQFGPFDIVNVASPELIAQVIQQEGLYPVRIELPHWKEYRDLRGQAYGLHVDKGSEWYRIRSALNPKMLKLQEVSTYAPIIHQVVGDLLQRVESLRLRSQDQALVPDLTAELYKFGFEGISSILFETRLGCLKEEIPEDTLRFIAAANTMLTLSETVLFFPRWSRRVLPFWKRFVQAWDDLYDVARRLIDRKVEQISAQVAAGKPVEGMYLTHLLSCDKLTLPEVYISITELLLGGVDTTSNTLSWTLYHLAGDSSAQDRLYREVTSVCPGRQLPTSDDLTRMPYLKAVIKETLRLYPVVSGNGRLAVENDVVVDNFWFPKKTQFHLCHYATSHDEKQFVDAERFAPERWLRGGPVGFQHHPYSSIPFGVGVRACVGKRVAELEMYFALSRLLQHYEILPEKGAQPVEPKTRTLMIPSKPINLCFLPRA, translated from the exons ATGGGCAGCCCCGTTGCAGTCAGATCATATCGATTTGTATCTCTGCGATGCGTGCAATCTATTAGCAAACAGAAATCCGGAACTTCTGATCAGATAGAGACAACAACCCATGGGAAGTACAAAACGATTGACGATCTTCCCGGACCTtctttggcaaccactgtttaCAGGTTATTTGTGAAGGGCTATGCAGACAAAAGCCATGCCATGCAG ATTGAAAACAAACGTTTGTATGGACCAATCTGGCGCTCGCAGTTTGGACCCTTCGACATAGTGAACGTCGCGTCTCCGGAGTTGATAGCACAGGTGATCCAACAGGAGGGCCTTTATCCAGTCCGGATCGAACTCCCCCACTGGAAGGAATACCGGGATCTGCGAGGTCAGGCCTATGGTCTCCATGTAGA TAAGGGCTCTGAGTGGTACCGTATACGTAGCGCCCTAAACCCAAAGATGCTAAAGCTGCAAGAAGTGTCTACGTACGCTCCCATCATTCACCAGGTTGTCGGTGACCTTCTGCAGCGCGTTGAGAGCCTGCGGCTGCGCAGCCAGGACCAGGCCTTAGTCCCAGACCTCACAGCTGAGCTCTACAAGTTTGGCTTCGAAG GCATCTCATCCATCCTGTTTGAGACCCGTCTGGGCTGCCTGAAAGAGGAGATCCCAGAGGACACGCTTCGTTTCATAGCCGCAGCCAACACCATGTTGACCCTGTCAGAGACAGTCCTGTTCTTCCCCCGCTGGAGTCGCAGAGTGCTCCCCTTCTGGAAGCGTTTCGTCCAGGCCTGGGATGACCTCTATGATGTTG CTCGCCGCCTGATTGACAGGAAGGTGGAACAGATCAGTGCCCAGGTGGCAgctgggaagccagtggaggggatGTACCTGACACACTTGTTGTCATGTGACAAGCTCACCCTGCCCGAAGTCTATATCAGCATTACAGAGCTGCTGCTGGGGGGAGTCGAcacg ACATCTAACACATTGTCTTGGACTCTGTACCATTTGGCTGGGGACAGTTCCGCCCAGGACAGGCTGTACAGAGAGGTCACCTCTGTGTGTCCAGGCAGACAGCTGCCCACCTCCGATGACCTGACCAGGATGCCCTATCTGAAGGCCGTCATCAAAGAGACCCTTCG GTTATACCCCGTCGTATCTGGAAATGGTCGTCTGGCAGTTGAAAATGATGTTGTGGTGGACAACTTTTGGTTTCCCAAAAAG ACTCAGTTTCATCTCTGCCACTATGCAACAAGCCACGATGAGAAGCAGTTTGTGGATGCAGAGCGCTTTGCCCCAGAGCGCTGGCTGAGGGGGGGGCCTGTGGGGTTCCAACACCACCCATACAGCTCCATCCCTTTTGGGGTTGGTGTGCGTGCCTGCGTGGGCAAGAGAGTGGCAGAGCTGGAGATGTACTTTGCCCTGTCCAGG TTACTGCAGCATTATGAGATCCTGCCTGAGAAAGGGGCTCAACCCGTGGAGCCGAAAACAAGAACGCTAATGATTCCCTCTAAACCCATCAACCTGTGCTTCCTGCCCAGGGCCTGA
- the map3k2 gene encoding mitogen-activated protein kinase kinase kinase 2: MGESSVLDSWVNQSAMMDEKEAALNSIMQDLAELQRSCRPAMSLSDLGKPKTSSPKNQNDVRVKFEFKGEKRILQFPRPVKLDDLEQKAKAAFGQAMDLHYTNNELVIPLTTQDDLDKAVELLDRSVHMKSLKILLVLQASSQSSSSSLDRPSFEDLDNTGFRAAEITKNMLALLGSHSTDRSSPPPGYIPDALQQVARNGSFTSIYSEGEFIPESMDQMLDPLSMSSPENSASGSCPSLDSPLDSDYPKSRMPRAQSYPDNHQDFTECDIPVFEKSGKGGTYPRRYHVPFGLQDYSDGRKTFPRARRTQVHGFRSPVNFSPTEQSPSTSSGSSIFTPELEEPGRRRRGSDIEPTPTLSVMDISPPSRSPRAPTNWRLGKLLGQGAFGRVFLCYDADTGRELAVKQVQFDPESPETSKEVSALECEIQLLKNLCHERIVQYYGCLRDSNERTLSIFMEYMPGGSIKDQLKSYGALTENVTRRYTRQILEGVSYLHSNMIVHRDIKGANILRDSVGNVKLGDFGASRRLQTICLSGTGIKSVTGTPYWMSPEVISGEGYGRKADIWSVGCTIVEMLTQRPPWAEFEAMAAIFKIATQPTNPVLPVYVSDHCRDFLKRIFVDTKQRPWADDLLRHIFVH, translated from the exons ATGGGAGAATCCTCTGTCCTGGACTCCTGGGTGAATCAAAGTGCCATGATGG ATGAAAAGGAGGCGGCACTGAACTCTATCATGCAGGACTTGGCCGAACTGCAACGCTCCTGCCGCCCTGCCATGTCTCTGTCTGACCTGGGCAAACCCAAGACCTCCTCCCCAAAGAACCAG AACGATGTACGAGTGAAGTTCGAGTTCAAAGGGGAGAAAAG GATCTTGCAGTTTCCTCGCCCAGTCAAACTAGATGACCTGGAGCAAAAGGCCAAGGCGGCCTTTGGTCAAGCAATGGACCTTCATTACACCAACAATGAG TTGGTGATTCCCCTGACTACTCAAGATGACCTGGACAAGGCTGTCGAGCTGCTGGATCGCAGTGTCCACATGAAGAGTCTCAAGATCCTTCTGGTGCTCCAGGCCTCGTCTCAG TCCTCTTCATCTAGCCTGGATCGGCCATCCTTTGAAGACCTGGACAACACAGGCTTCAGAGCCGCAGAGATAACAAAGAACATGTTGGCTTTGTTAG GGTCCCACTCCACGGATCGCAGCTCGCCACCTCCAGGCTACATTCCCGATGCCCTCCAGCAGGTGGCCAGGAACGGGTCCTTCACCAGCATCTACAGCGAGGGCGAGTTCATTCCAGAGAGCATGGACCAG ATGCTGGACCCGCTCTCCATGAGCAGCCCCGAGAACTCTGCATCAGGGAGTTGCCCTTCGCTCGACAGTCCTCTAGACAG CGATTATCCCAAGTCCCGTATGCCCAGAGCACAGAGCTACCCGGACAATCACCAAGACTTCACGG AATGTGACATCCCCGTGTTTGAGAAGTCGGGGAAAGGGGGGACGTACCCGCGGCGGTACCACGTCCCCTTCGGCCTCCAGGACTACAGCGACG GCCGCAAGACCTTCCCCCGCGCCCGGAGGACCCAGGTCCACGGCTTCCGCTCCCCGGTCAACTTCAGCCCCACGGAGCagtcccccagcaccagcagcggCAGCAGCATCTTCACCCCCGAGCTGGAGGAGCCGGGACGCAGGCGCCGGGGCAGCGACATCGAGCCCACGCCCACCCTCTCCGTCATGGACATCAGTCCCCCCAGCCGCT CTCCACGCGCGCCCACCAACTGGCGCCTCGGCAAGCTGCTGGGCCAGGGGGCGTTCGGCCGGGTGTTCCTGTGCTACGACGCCGACACCGGACGAGAGCTGGCCGTCAAGCAGGTCCAGTTCGACCCGGAGAGCCCGGAGACCAGCAAG GAGGTGAGCGCCCTGGAGTGCGAGATCCAGCTGTTGAAGAACCTGTGTCACGAGCGCATCGTCCAGTACTACGGTTGCCTCCGCGACTCCAACGAGAGGACCCTGTCCATCTTCATGGAGTACATGCCGGGG GGCTCCATCAAGGACCAGCTGAAGTCGTACGGCGCCTTGACCGAAAACGTCACGCGCCGCTACACCCGCCAGATCCTGGAGGGCGTCTCCTACCTGCACAGCAACATGATCGTCCACCGGGACATCAAAG GGGCCAACATCCTGAGGGACTCGGTGGGGAACGTGAAGCTGGGGGACTTCGGGGCGAGCCGGCGGCTGCAGACCATCTGCCTGTCGGGGACAGGCATCAAGTCCGTGACCGGCACCCCCTACTGGATGAGCCCGGAGGTGATCAGCGGAGAGGGCTACGGCAGGAAGGCCGACATCTG GAGTGTGGGTTGCACCATCGTGGAGATGCTGACCCAGCGCCCGCCCTGGGCCGAGTTCGAGgccatggcggccatctttaaGATCGCCACACAGCCCACCAACCCCGTGCTGCCCGTGTACGTGTCGGACCACTGCCGTGACTTCCTCAAGCGCATCTTCGTGGACACCAAACAGAGGCCATGGGCCGACGACCTGCTGAGGCACATCTTCGTTCActag